The following are encoded in a window of Gasterosteus aculeatus chromosome 5, fGasAcu3.hap1.1, whole genome shotgun sequence genomic DNA:
- the LOC120819768 gene encoding rho GTPase-activating protein 23-like isoform X2, translating to MPARDASRRGPVCVVVALRRGPVSPPTDSVHDAASRVVLHRPLFVRLPHVTRRWNPMNGVTFCLVGIPPPAETEAKGRRDGMVSSNENRRRPASSGEVEGVSWQGPRTIFVPKNSQGFGFTLRHFIVYPPESSLSIKDEENGNTSARVCQRSRLEPMDTIFVKSVKDDGPAQQAGLCTGDRLVKVNGESILGKTYSQVIMLIQNSENILELSIMPKDEDVLQLVSAYSHDAYLKGNEPYSGVAQNLPAPPPLCYPSAPPHTPNRPPDNWQCRPGPVGSPLDNRLTAASAHPAPGWPGGPEDPAAPLAPSGRNRGRSSSTISALDFHFANHNAAIASATLPPPRKSSTQAPPRTHADALCHQALSDWYYSQADAAESMSPRHRSISQDCLAELGLGLALGPGPASTSAADKRRRETLQFHHQAAAASHDSYWLGGWGGVSAPGSRSCSESLLAAYAEYEHNYGRSVETLAQASALVSPLCQHSSHASQTLHFKEQKVPAVHQHKTTVMSPITASSTVPPSSRRSGQQVAEPQTRRVKEEEEGELVGYKSYSPSFSHKAGHLLQQAHSFREPGYSGPHLDWSPDSRGGSVDGELAAVPRAQSTPAPSASMEERARPGEDAELVSPGSLSQEVVLRQKPPSGRRTPVQAARLTHYAGNVESPESPGVEPTQGTPSPAGGPGTNRRANGSLAQHAYNSLASIPFIDEPSGPSSDLQACYVPARSVVSSSQASTTLTSTSVPPTISSISPFVRLGSQDCSSIKSRRSSYLLAITTERSKSCDEGLNTFREEGRVFSKLPKRVKSFFADGSLESLRVQEEARSKRHSTSELGTITFSDVRTEGWLHYKQILTEKGKKVGGGMRPWKRVFSVLRSHSLFLYKDKREAVLHGAGAGPSLDEHPPISIRGCLIDIAYSETKRKHTLRLTTQDFCEYLLQAEDRDDMLAWIRVIRENSKTDNEEIGFSRQALINKKLNDYRKHSLTGSKPDSSPKAHRMMPPFLLAKTDNTSVNRASRTEDNKALWGINLMKKAKKTSSPKAFGVRLEDCQPAVNHKFVPLIVEMCCGVVEETGLDYTGIYRVPGNNAMVSNLQEHLNKGMDINTAEERWQDLNVISSLLKSFFRKLPEPLFTDDKYNDFIDANRIEDAEDRLKTMKKLLHDLPDHYHHTLKFLVGHLKKVADHCELNKMEPRNLALVFGPTLVRTSEDNMTDMVTHMPDRYKIVETLILHHDWFFTTGELDEEEKAPEDKRDMQPVPNIDHLLSNIGRPGMPGEASDSTTSDSLKSKLSSLSKKDLSARDFLPKSIISAVTRKRKKCLSGHVQGGSADEDSEHEPVKTSNYGGGEGRGGEEEEDAGEEEAVKGEHAILKKDKRDKKEVGAKASEIAEGKDVLSGEEEGNRTSNGAKKESWRTTAPPLNATQQNLFRRPHHRIDATYPKPDPSHSRPRAPAREHSTIPLWICPTRVPSICPSGYGTQQPDWNQSAPVRYRKTRGGRTRAISMNVDLELCRSDERVRGWRAERVEVIRVIEGAPDQHGRVGVPQGSIVGPGSIQQMDPLPRRPLLSSSSAWTDLSSPGSHPVVLRRSAMDPRDKTRAWRRHTVVV from the exons gaTGAAGAGAATGGAAACACAAGTGCAAGAG TTTGTCAGCGGTCTCGCTTGGAGCCGATGGACACCATCTTTGTGAAGAGCGTGAAAGACGACGGGCCCGCGCAACAAGCCGGACTGTGTACAG GGGACAGGCTGGTGAAGGTCAATGGCgaaagcattctgggtaaaacCTACTCTCAAGTGATCATGCTCATCCAAAACAG TGAAAACATTCTGGAGCTCTCTATTATGCCCAAAGATGAGGATGTGTTGCAGTTGGTAAGT GCGTACTCCCACGATGCCTACCTGAAAGGCAATGAGCCGTATTCAGGCGTGGCCCAGAACCTGccggctccgccccctctctgctacccctccgcccccccacacacccccaacAGACCCCCCGACAACTGGCAGTGCAGACCGGGCCCCGTGGGCTCCCCGCTGGACAACCGCCTGACTGCCGCCTCCGCCCACCCCGCCCCCGGCTGGCCCGGGGGCCCCGAGGATCCCGCCGCCCCGCTTGCCCCGTCGGGCCGAAACCGAGGTCGCTCCTCTTCGACCATCAGCGCGCTGGACTTTCACTTTGCTAACCACAACGCTGCCATTGCCTCCGCTACGCTGCCTCCCCCGCGGAAGAGCAGCACGCAGGCCCCTCCCCGCACCCACGCCGACGCCCTCTGCCACCAGGCTCTGTCGGACTGGTACTACAGCCAGGCCGACGCCGCGGAGAGCATGTCCCCCCGCCACCGCAGTATATCCCAGGACTGTTTGGCGGAGCTGGGGCTGGGGTTGGCCCTCGGCCCCGGTCCCGCATCCACGAGCGCCGCCGACAAACGCAGAAGGGAAACCCTCCAGTTCCACCACCAGGCGGCCGCTGCGTCCCATGATTCCTATTGGTTGGGGGGTTGGGGCGGCGTATCAGCGCCGGGGAGCAGGTCCTGCTCAGAGAGCCTCCTGGCAGCGTACGCCGAGTACGAGCATAACTACGGCCGCTCTGTGGAGACGCTGGCTCAGGCCTCGGCGCTGGTGTCCCCGCTCTGCCAACACTCCTCACACGCGTCACAAACCTTACATTTCAAAGAGCAGAAAGTCCCGGCGGTGCATCAGCACAAAACCACGGTGATGTCCCCCATCACAGCCTCCTCCACAGTGCCTCCTAGCAGCAGGCGGTCAGGCCAGCAGGTCGCCGAACCCCAAACGCGGCgagtcaaagaagaagaagaaggagagctGGTGGGCTACAAAAGCTACAGCCCCTCTTTCAGCCACAAAGCCGGCCATCTCCTCCAGCAGGCGCACTCCTTCAGAGAGCCCGGCTACAGCGGGCCCCACCTCGACTGGAGCCCCGACAGCAGAGGCGGCTCCGTGGACGGCGAGCTCGCCGCGGTGCCCAGGGCCCAGTCTACCCCGGCGCCGTCTGCCTCGATGGAGGAGAGAGCCCGGCCGGGGGAGGACGCGGAGCTCGTCTCCCCCGGCTCCCTGAGTCAAGAGGTGGTCCTGAGGCAGAAGCCGCCCTCCGGCCGCCGAACCCCTGTCCAGGCCGCTCGACTGACCCACTACGCGGGAAACGTGGAGTCCCCAGAGTCCCCCGGGGTGGAGCCCACGCAAGGGACCCCGTCTCCAGCCGGGGGACCAGGCACCAACCGCAGGGCTAATGGTAGCCTGGCACAGCACGCTTACAACTCGCTGGCCTCTATTCCCTTCATAG ATGAGCCCAGCGGTCCTAGTAGTGACCTACAGGCCTGCTATGTACCAGCCCGCTCTGTTGTGTCCAGTTCCCAGGCCTCCACCACCCTCACTTCCACCTCTGTCCCCCCCAcaatctcctccatctccccctttGTCCGACTTGGTTCTCAGGACTGCA gcAGTATTAAAAGTCGCCGCTCGTCTTACTTGCTGGCCATCACCACCGAGAGATCCAAGTCCTGTGACGAGGGTCTCAACACCTTCAGGGAAGAAGGCCGCGTCTTCTC TAAGCTGCCAAAAAGGGTCAAGAGCTTTTTCGCCGATGGG TCTCTGGAGAGTCTGCGAGTGCAGGAGGAGGCCCGGTCCAAACGCCACTCCACCTCTGAACTGGGAACCATCACCTTCAGTGACGTTCGCACGGAGGGCTGGCTGCACTACAAACAGATCCTCACGGAGAAGGGAAAG AAAGTGGGAGGCGGCATGCGACCGTGGAAGCGCGTCTTTTCCGTGCTGCGCTCGCATTCGCTCTTCCTCTACAAGGACAAGCGAGAGGCGGTCCTCCacggggcgggggcggggcctAGCCTGGACGAACACCCTCCGATTAGCATCCGCGGCTGCCTGATCGACATCGCCTACAGTGAAACCAAGCGGAAGCACACGCTGAGGCTGACCACGCAGGACTTCTGCGAGTACCTGCTGCAGGCCGAGGACAGGGACGACATGCTGGCCTGGATCAGGGTCATCAGGGAGAACAGCAAGACCGACAACGAG GAGATCGGCTTCTCAAGACAAGCCCTCATCAACAAGAAGCTGAATGACTACAGGAAACACAG TCTGACAGGCAGTAAGCCGGACTCTTCTCCCAAAGCCCACCGCATGATGCCCCCCTTCCTCCTGGCTAAGACCGACAACACCTCAGTGAACCGAGCCTCCAGAACCG agGACAACAAGGCGTTGTGGGGCATCAACCTCATGAAGAAGGCCAAGAAGACGAGCAGTCCGAAGGCTTTCGGCGTGCGGCTGGAGGACTGTCAGCCCGCTGTCAACCACAAA TTTGTCCCTCTCATCGTGGAGATGTGCTGTGGCGTGGTGGAGGAGACGGGGCTGGATTACACCGGTATCTACCGCGTGCCAGGCAACAACGCCATGGTGTCCAACCTTCAGGAGCATCTCAACAAGGGCATGGACATCAACACCGCTGAGGAG AGATGGCAGGACCTGAATGTAATCAGCAGCCTGCTCAAGTCCTTCTTCCGAAAACTGCCTGAGCCGCTGTTCACGGATG ACAAATACAACGACTTCATTGATGCCAACCGGATAGAAGACGCGGAGGACAGACTGAAGACCATGAAGAAACTG CTCCACGACCTCCCGGATCATTACCATCACACCCTGAAGTTCCTGGTGGGTCACCTCAAAAAGGTGGCCGATCACTGTGAACTCAACAAG ATGGAGCCGCGGAACCTGGCCCTGGTGTTTGGTCCCACTCTGGTGAGGACGTCGGAGGACAACATGACTGACATGGTCACACACATGCCTGACCGCTACAAGATAGTGGAGACGCTCATCCTGCAC CACGACTGGTTCTTCACTACCGGAGAGCTCgatgaagaggagaag gccccAGAAGACAAGCGCGACATGCAGCCGGTGCCCAACATCGACCACCTGCTGTCCAACATCGGCCGGCCCGGGATGCCAGGAGAGGCGTCAG ATTCCACCACCAGCGATTCACTTAAATCAAAG CTTTCTTCGCTCTCCAAGAAGGACCTGAGTGCCAGGGACTTCCTGCCCAAGTCCATCATCTCCGCTGTCACCCGCAAACGtaaaaaatgcctcagtggccaCGTGCAGGGCGGCAGCGCTGACGAGGACTCGGAGCATGAGCCGGTCAAAACCAGCAACTACGGGGGAGGAGAaggcaggggaggggaggaggaggaggatgcaggggaggaagaggcggtCAAGGGGGAGCATGCTAttctgaaaaaagacaaaagagataAAAAGGAAGTTGGGGCGAAAGCTAGCGAGATCGCTGAGGGCAAAGATGTGTtgtctggagaggaagaggggaacaGAACCAGCAATGGCGCCAAAAAGGAGAGCTGGCGAACAACCGCCCCGCCCTTAAATGCTACTCAACAAAACCTTTTCCGCCGTCCGCACCATCGGATCGATGCCACTTACCCGAAACCCGATCCTTCCCACTCGAGGCCTCGCGCTCCGGCCAGAGAACACTCCACAATCCCTCTCTGGATCTGCCCCACCAGGGTTCCCAGCATCTGCCCGTCGGGTTACGGGACCCAGCAGCCAGACTGGAACCAGTCGGCGCCAGTACGCTACCGGAAGACAAGAGGCGGGAGGACGAGGGCCATTTCCATGAATGTGGACCTGGAGCTGTGCAGGAGTGACGAAAGAGTCAGAGGGTGGAGAGCAGAGAGGGTGGAGGTGATCCGAGTCATTGAAGGAGCCCCCGATCAGCATGGACGTGTTGGGGTTCCTCAGGGATCGATTGTAGGTCCTGGGTCAATTCAACAAATGGATCCCCTTCCTCGtcgccctctcctctcctcttcctcagcctggACAGATCTAAGCTCCCCGGGATCTCACCCGGTGGTTCTGAGGCGATCGGCCATGGATCCTCGGGACAAGACGAGAGCGTGGCGCCGTCACACGGTGGTGGTTTAA
- the LOC120819768 gene encoding rho GTPase-activating protein 23-like isoform X9, which yields MPARDASRRGPVCVVVALRRGPVSPPTDSVHDAASRVVLHRPLFVRLPHVTRRWNPMNGVTFCLVGIPPPAETEAKGRRDGMVSSNENRRRPASSGEVEGVSWQGPRTIFVPKNSQGFGFTLRHFIVYPPESSLSIKDEENGNTSARAVCQRSRLEPMDTIFVKSVKDDGPAQQAGLCTGDRLVKVNGESILGKTYSQVIMLIQNSENILELSIMPKDEDVLQLAYSHDAYLKGNEPYSGVAQNLPAPPPLCYPSAPPHTPNRPPDNWQCRPGPVGSPLDNRLTAASAHPAPGWPGGPEDPAAPLAPSGRNRGRSSSTISALDFHFANHNAAIASATLPPPRKSSTQAPPRTHADALCHQALSDWYYSQADAAESMSPRHRSISQDCLAELGLGLALGPGPASTSAADKRRRETLQFHHQAAAASHDSYWLGGWGGVSAPGSRSCSESLLAAYAEYEHNYGRSVETLAQASALVSPLCQHSSHASQTLHFKEQKVPAVHQHKTTVMSPITASSTVPPSSRRSGQQVAEPQTRRVKEEEEGELVGYKSYSPSFSHKAGHLLQQAHSFREPGYSGPHLDWSPDSRGGSVDGELAAVPRAQSTPAPSASMEERARPGEDAELVSPGSLSQEVVLRQKPPSGRRTPVQAARLTHYAGNVESPESPGVEPTQGTPSPAGGPGTNRRANGSLAQHAYNSLASIPFIGSIKSRRSSYLLAITTERSKSCDEGLNTFREEGRVFSKLPKRVKSFFADGSLESLRVQEEARSKRHSTSELGTITFSDVRTEGWLHYKQILTEKGKKVGGGMRPWKRVFSVLRSHSLFLYKDKREAVLHGAGAGPSLDEHPPISIRGCLIDIAYSETKRKHTLRLTTQDFCEYLLQAEDRDDMLAWIRVIRENSKTDNEEIGFSRQALINKKLNDYRKHSLTGSKPDSSPKAHRMMPPFLLAKTDNTSVNRASRTEDNKALWGINLMKKAKKTSSPKAFGVRLEDCQPAVNHKFVPLIVEMCCGVVEETGLDYTGIYRVPGNNAMVSNLQEHLNKGMDINTAEERWQDLNVISSLLKSFFRKLPEPLFTDDKYNDFIDANRIEDAEDRLKTMKKLLHDLPDHYHHTLKFLVGHLKKVADHCELNKMEPRNLALVFGPTLVRTSEDNMTDMVTHMPDRYKIVETLILHHDWFFTTGELDEEEKAPEDKRDMQPVPNIDHLLSNIGRPGMPGEASDSTTSDSLKSKLSSLSKKDLSARDFLPKSIISAVTRKRKKCLSGHVQGGSADEDSEHEPVKTSNYGGGEGRGGEEEEDAGEEEAVKGEHAILKKDKRDKKEVGAKASEIAEGKDVLSGEEEGNRTSNGAKKESWRTTAPPLNATQQNLFRRPHHRIDATYPKPDPSHSRPRAPAREHSTIPLWICPTRVPSICPSGYGTQQPDWNQSAPVRYRKTRGGRTRAISMNVDLELCRSDERVRGWRAERVEVIRVIEGAPDQHGRVGVPQGSIVGPGSIQQMDPLPRRPLLSSSSAWTDLSSPGSHPVVLRRSAMDPRDKTRAWRRHTVVV from the exons gaTGAAGAGAATGGAAACACAAGTGCAAGAG cAGTTTGTCAGCGGTCTCGCTTGGAGCCGATGGACACCATCTTTGTGAAGAGCGTGAAAGACGACGGGCCCGCGCAACAAGCCGGACTGTGTACAG GGGACAGGCTGGTGAAGGTCAATGGCgaaagcattctgggtaaaacCTACTCTCAAGTGATCATGCTCATCCAAAACAG TGAAAACATTCTGGAGCTCTCTATTATGCCCAAAGATGAGGATGTGTTGCAGTTG GCGTACTCCCACGATGCCTACCTGAAAGGCAATGAGCCGTATTCAGGCGTGGCCCAGAACCTGccggctccgccccctctctgctacccctccgcccccccacacacccccaacAGACCCCCCGACAACTGGCAGTGCAGACCGGGCCCCGTGGGCTCCCCGCTGGACAACCGCCTGACTGCCGCCTCCGCCCACCCCGCCCCCGGCTGGCCCGGGGGCCCCGAGGATCCCGCCGCCCCGCTTGCCCCGTCGGGCCGAAACCGAGGTCGCTCCTCTTCGACCATCAGCGCGCTGGACTTTCACTTTGCTAACCACAACGCTGCCATTGCCTCCGCTACGCTGCCTCCCCCGCGGAAGAGCAGCACGCAGGCCCCTCCCCGCACCCACGCCGACGCCCTCTGCCACCAGGCTCTGTCGGACTGGTACTACAGCCAGGCCGACGCCGCGGAGAGCATGTCCCCCCGCCACCGCAGTATATCCCAGGACTGTTTGGCGGAGCTGGGGCTGGGGTTGGCCCTCGGCCCCGGTCCCGCATCCACGAGCGCCGCCGACAAACGCAGAAGGGAAACCCTCCAGTTCCACCACCAGGCGGCCGCTGCGTCCCATGATTCCTATTGGTTGGGGGGTTGGGGCGGCGTATCAGCGCCGGGGAGCAGGTCCTGCTCAGAGAGCCTCCTGGCAGCGTACGCCGAGTACGAGCATAACTACGGCCGCTCTGTGGAGACGCTGGCTCAGGCCTCGGCGCTGGTGTCCCCGCTCTGCCAACACTCCTCACACGCGTCACAAACCTTACATTTCAAAGAGCAGAAAGTCCCGGCGGTGCATCAGCACAAAACCACGGTGATGTCCCCCATCACAGCCTCCTCCACAGTGCCTCCTAGCAGCAGGCGGTCAGGCCAGCAGGTCGCCGAACCCCAAACGCGGCgagtcaaagaagaagaagaaggagagctGGTGGGCTACAAAAGCTACAGCCCCTCTTTCAGCCACAAAGCCGGCCATCTCCTCCAGCAGGCGCACTCCTTCAGAGAGCCCGGCTACAGCGGGCCCCACCTCGACTGGAGCCCCGACAGCAGAGGCGGCTCCGTGGACGGCGAGCTCGCCGCGGTGCCCAGGGCCCAGTCTACCCCGGCGCCGTCTGCCTCGATGGAGGAGAGAGCCCGGCCGGGGGAGGACGCGGAGCTCGTCTCCCCCGGCTCCCTGAGTCAAGAGGTGGTCCTGAGGCAGAAGCCGCCCTCCGGCCGCCGAACCCCTGTCCAGGCCGCTCGACTGACCCACTACGCGGGAAACGTGGAGTCCCCAGAGTCCCCCGGGGTGGAGCCCACGCAAGGGACCCCGTCTCCAGCCGGGGGACCAGGCACCAACCGCAGGGCTAATGGTAGCCTGGCACAGCACGCTTACAACTCGCTGGCCTCTATTCCCTTCATAG gcAGTATTAAAAGTCGCCGCTCGTCTTACTTGCTGGCCATCACCACCGAGAGATCCAAGTCCTGTGACGAGGGTCTCAACACCTTCAGGGAAGAAGGCCGCGTCTTCTC TAAGCTGCCAAAAAGGGTCAAGAGCTTTTTCGCCGATGGG TCTCTGGAGAGTCTGCGAGTGCAGGAGGAGGCCCGGTCCAAACGCCACTCCACCTCTGAACTGGGAACCATCACCTTCAGTGACGTTCGCACGGAGGGCTGGCTGCACTACAAACAGATCCTCACGGAGAAGGGAAAG AAAGTGGGAGGCGGCATGCGACCGTGGAAGCGCGTCTTTTCCGTGCTGCGCTCGCATTCGCTCTTCCTCTACAAGGACAAGCGAGAGGCGGTCCTCCacggggcgggggcggggcctAGCCTGGACGAACACCCTCCGATTAGCATCCGCGGCTGCCTGATCGACATCGCCTACAGTGAAACCAAGCGGAAGCACACGCTGAGGCTGACCACGCAGGACTTCTGCGAGTACCTGCTGCAGGCCGAGGACAGGGACGACATGCTGGCCTGGATCAGGGTCATCAGGGAGAACAGCAAGACCGACAACGAG GAGATCGGCTTCTCAAGACAAGCCCTCATCAACAAGAAGCTGAATGACTACAGGAAACACAG TCTGACAGGCAGTAAGCCGGACTCTTCTCCCAAAGCCCACCGCATGATGCCCCCCTTCCTCCTGGCTAAGACCGACAACACCTCAGTGAACCGAGCCTCCAGAACCG agGACAACAAGGCGTTGTGGGGCATCAACCTCATGAAGAAGGCCAAGAAGACGAGCAGTCCGAAGGCTTTCGGCGTGCGGCTGGAGGACTGTCAGCCCGCTGTCAACCACAAA TTTGTCCCTCTCATCGTGGAGATGTGCTGTGGCGTGGTGGAGGAGACGGGGCTGGATTACACCGGTATCTACCGCGTGCCAGGCAACAACGCCATGGTGTCCAACCTTCAGGAGCATCTCAACAAGGGCATGGACATCAACACCGCTGAGGAG AGATGGCAGGACCTGAATGTAATCAGCAGCCTGCTCAAGTCCTTCTTCCGAAAACTGCCTGAGCCGCTGTTCACGGATG ACAAATACAACGACTTCATTGATGCCAACCGGATAGAAGACGCGGAGGACAGACTGAAGACCATGAAGAAACTG CTCCACGACCTCCCGGATCATTACCATCACACCCTGAAGTTCCTGGTGGGTCACCTCAAAAAGGTGGCCGATCACTGTGAACTCAACAAG ATGGAGCCGCGGAACCTGGCCCTGGTGTTTGGTCCCACTCTGGTGAGGACGTCGGAGGACAACATGACTGACATGGTCACACACATGCCTGACCGCTACAAGATAGTGGAGACGCTCATCCTGCAC CACGACTGGTTCTTCACTACCGGAGAGCTCgatgaagaggagaag gccccAGAAGACAAGCGCGACATGCAGCCGGTGCCCAACATCGACCACCTGCTGTCCAACATCGGCCGGCCCGGGATGCCAGGAGAGGCGTCAG ATTCCACCACCAGCGATTCACTTAAATCAAAG CTTTCTTCGCTCTCCAAGAAGGACCTGAGTGCCAGGGACTTCCTGCCCAAGTCCATCATCTCCGCTGTCACCCGCAAACGtaaaaaatgcctcagtggccaCGTGCAGGGCGGCAGCGCTGACGAGGACTCGGAGCATGAGCCGGTCAAAACCAGCAACTACGGGGGAGGAGAaggcaggggaggggaggaggaggaggatgcaggggaggaagaggcggtCAAGGGGGAGCATGCTAttctgaaaaaagacaaaagagataAAAAGGAAGTTGGGGCGAAAGCTAGCGAGATCGCTGAGGGCAAAGATGTGTtgtctggagaggaagaggggaacaGAACCAGCAATGGCGCCAAAAAGGAGAGCTGGCGAACAACCGCCCCGCCCTTAAATGCTACTCAACAAAACCTTTTCCGCCGTCCGCACCATCGGATCGATGCCACTTACCCGAAACCCGATCCTTCCCACTCGAGGCCTCGCGCTCCGGCCAGAGAACACTCCACAATCCCTCTCTGGATCTGCCCCACCAGGGTTCCCAGCATCTGCCCGTCGGGTTACGGGACCCAGCAGCCAGACTGGAACCAGTCGGCGCCAGTACGCTACCGGAAGACAAGAGGCGGGAGGACGAGGGCCATTTCCATGAATGTGGACCTGGAGCTGTGCAGGAGTGACGAAAGAGTCAGAGGGTGGAGAGCAGAGAGGGTGGAGGTGATCCGAGTCATTGAAGGAGCCCCCGATCAGCATGGACGTGTTGGGGTTCCTCAGGGATCGATTGTAGGTCCTGGGTCAATTCAACAAATGGATCCCCTTCCTCGtcgccctctcctctcctcttcctcagcctggACAGATCTAAGCTCCCCGGGATCTCACCCGGTGGTTCTGAGGCGATCGGCCATGGATCCTCGGGACAAGACGAGAGCGTGGCGCCGTCACACGGTGGTGGTTTAA